The Candidatus Woesearchaeota archaeon genome window below encodes:
- a CDS encoding fibronectin type III domain-containing protein, whose protein sequence is MLKNKNSKQIEKAGIIVLMVLLGVSIVYGLEITPGSVIVTPTSNSAEINWTTNQLADGKVKYGFDIESVKTIPETGGHKIKHSVVLTGLQPATKYFFKIESTDGVNLATQATWDSFTTFLIKPNKPQAKSVEYNNITLEWTVVPQAVKYNLYVNNGLNNALFTTITDPTITTFSFLATPKTTYVFTLTAVDALNRETGFSDPLSVTTPEKLTIISFVQALKVTQNSAEVNWQTDDQSNGSVQYGLGKSSLTEFKIDKNLPDLKTIHAIKLEELESGKTYYYKVSSNNAASDIYSFTTAVNETTTLQITQVEATSITKDSAVIKWRTNLDAKGIVHYGLGDAFNLKTPEKDIPSTIHAVQLQGLLSGTTYHFKIEHIGGFAGMSSESSSFTTLAQKGVFLDVDPLPELVAGLRVNITGSTKPGAKLFIFINEDPNPQVQKIINQSSFREEILLNPLVSHDGVTGKNLIRVVSWDQQGKKDEIVLSTVIDNAPPSLEVQPLPDVTNQAEIEVKGLTDPDAEVTVFIGGSLKAKAGVIGADPSNQSTLGDAGLFAVNISLSNNNNTLRVIATDKAGNQHIFEKLIVKDITKPKLEFITEFKQKTHFKLITIEGKTDPGAKVYAANFGEFNGCDDLEFTKNFGNCRLSIGKTYSLPGTLISENVDLLGAVLGSTSTATADAEGKFTIRVPLFMGVQKLQGRNKIVFMAEDPAGNVAETSKIITYEPGCPDWRVSYADMRVYPSLIYSREITDSVVLGSVFIPLEYLGPGIPEVQVTGTNVDRNSMHDPFIPDLLKAEIEALPQSLGGGKVKNGNDMISLKTFKYSKYDLQTNRVYLYVPLQVNKYTGKIADLPALIDVYLETKLKYSVNGNLQPLCQVYPTFAYKIEKPLDYTFFLTPEMINSTIEVLDKLISSGEKISEYTKKASMYTLVGCGGLIAWNYLKSGFGGGAAESSSSGQCSQAEQDLETVYWVCDRVMCPAVPPKCDGFKHSGFTVDGKQVSDNTAVLNTAAQNKEYYNAYYARKTDKNMPMDSWLKKHAGEIKAEKNLGQAYVPMETPDIFQNQISDNKRYTVEYFDIERRKVAAGGREISITSDQDNKVVYVSDIDSAIRQKCGSGDRTLIKYTLEEQGKDSFLRGKTTWSDKEVKYECSGKTSPELGIPKAGDFIGCYSAECPAFDNTKCLADLDDVNPAKGILTSAACGCLPGVKGHVDNYVRIMKGAQQCLRQASLGEVKGGFCERLLAQFVCDLMSDVVFKSLFGTSEGSSGLLGGLFGREGVSNYKNSAGAITQQLSNRYKGIVDSRLGLSSDQLNNKICMFAVLQDWSYLEGLLGQVVDAITVEPIITVDAESRPYGFDPFTGRMMIGYYIGIGVWPGGPMSVSMRYECDPNKPNGNFCPRTSLPPRYVPGYTLKSLQRQDSINENINDVHDNSLYWYNVLVVEYKYELGGKSITKPLYVDIKRKGDLAYGCTFEVVGGIQCKGPDFLEDKFGIVQLYKMGEGTRLSPGNVPQYYPDNKVNALVKLSNRYQDPYFYLRVIPENGRSVEYQIPVISTGEASASGAPDYGGERMYNLWIDTPPALTTSQGYKTYSIEIPVIDGIFKVLADRYVGAECDDIKEKIGEGTKNVQDVLTQLKQYDNCKEDKGQKWDAAQIRLFAMSRQGTEVEIDCNTLSTDADIRDPFGFITCIDPKKEYGSEKDTSQKIYGKSISHIREIRFLNVQPSKDYADLKDFAFRFKRGEKESPENMQEMYQKIHKQHSIKDAWQVFDGMFTTYKEVHGSAGSSTIKIDILADSNENGQGDTPIWYDGKPQTLSFSYKRGDIATGLEKPLIDFIEPIGDYFNNNDVPDAGGRPHVPLGFNIWDDNNDIKKITIEIQSAGRSTAYNCAAEFIIDNKWFKGFSQNPSFQDGVNTCGIVPNPQRSTFNKQHAPSFYAFWWYPEAKATRDIETMYQITVTAADGMVKKGESVGQISTQSRQGFRFHQDKTDKQLRESDIMVCLGGGNCDIWEEARQATETISLDKPASATNVVEGQSTTVE, encoded by the coding sequence ATGTTAAAAAACAAAAATAGTAAACAGATCGAGAAAGCAGGCATTATCGTACTTATGGTACTTTTAGGCGTATCGATTGTTTATGGTCTAGAAATCACCCCTGGTTCAGTTATTGTTACACCAACAAGTAATTCTGCTGAAATCAACTGGACTACTAATCAATTGGCAGATGGAAAGGTCAAATATGGGTTTGATATTGAATCAGTTAAAACTATTCCTGAAACTGGCGGCCATAAAATAAAACATTCTGTGGTGCTAACAGGCTTGCAGCCTGCAACTAAATATTTTTTTAAAATAGAATCAACTGACGGCGTAAATCTTGCAACGCAGGCAACTTGGGATTCTTTTACTACTTTTTTAATTAAACCTAATAAACCGCAAGCGAAAAGTGTTGAATACAATAATATAACTCTTGAATGGACTGTTGTGCCTCAAGCTGTTAAATACAATCTTTATGTTAATAATGGTTTAAACAATGCTTTGTTTACAACAATTACTGATCCTACTATCACCACCTTCAGTTTCTTAGCAACACCAAAAACAACCTATGTTTTTACGCTGACTGCTGTTGATGCATTGAATCGTGAAACAGGATTTTCAGATCCATTATCAGTAACAACACCAGAAAAATTAACCATTATTTCTTTTGTTCAGGCATTGAAAGTCACTCAAAACAGCGCAGAAGTTAATTGGCAGACTGATGATCAAAGCAATGGTTCAGTACAATATGGTTTAGGAAAATCAAGCTTAACTGAATTTAAGATTGATAAAAATTTACCTGATCTTAAAACAATCCATGCCATTAAACTAGAAGAGCTTGAATCTGGGAAAACTTATTATTACAAAGTTTCTTCTAACAATGCTGCAAGTGATATCTACTCTTTTACTACTGCAGTCAATGAAACAACAACGCTGCAGATAACACAGGTTGAAGCAACAAGCATTACCAAAGACTCAGCAGTGATAAAATGGCGAACTAATCTTGATGCTAAAGGAATAGTTCATTATGGTTTAGGAGATGCCTTTAATCTGAAGACTCCTGAAAAAGATATTCCTTCTACAATCCATGCAGTTCAACTGCAGGGATTACTATCAGGAACAACCTATCATTTCAAAATAGAGCATATTGGCGGTTTTGCCGGTATGTCTAGTGAATCGTCTTCGTTTACTACCTTAGCGCAAAAAGGTGTGTTTCTTGATGTTGATCCGTTGCCTGAACTTGTTGCTGGCTTGCGTGTTAACATCACCGGTTCAACAAAACCAGGCGCTAAATTATTTATCTTTATCAATGAAGATCCTAATCCGCAAGTGCAGAAAATTATTAATCAGTCAAGTTTTCGAGAAGAAATTCTGCTGAATCCCCTTGTTTCTCATGATGGAGTAACAGGCAAGAATCTTATTCGTGTTGTATCCTGGGATCAACAAGGTAAAAAAGATGAAATTGTTCTTAGTACGGTCATTGATAATGCTCCGCCTTCTTTGGAAGTTCAGCCTTTGCCGGATGTTACTAATCAAGCTGAAATTGAAGTCAAAGGCTTAACTGACCCTGATGCTGAAGTTACCGTGTTTATTGGCGGATCATTAAAAGCAAAAGCAGGAGTGATTGGGGCTGATCCAAGCAATCAAAGTACTTTAGGTGATGCTGGATTATTTGCAGTAAATATTAGTTTAAGCAATAATAACAATACTCTTCGCGTTATCGCAACTGATAAAGCAGGGAATCAGCATATTTTTGAAAAACTTATTGTCAAAGATATTACTAAACCAAAACTTGAGTTTATTACAGAATTTAAGCAAAAAACACATTTTAAACTTATTACCATCGAAGGAAAAACTGATCCAGGCGCTAAAGTATATGCAGCTAACTTTGGCGAATTTAATGGCTGCGATGATCTTGAGTTTACGAAGAACTTTGGCAATTGCCGATTAAGCATTGGAAAAACTTATTCATTACCGGGAACGCTCATCTCAGAAAATGTAGATCTTCTCGGAGCTGTTCTTGGGTCTACTTCTACAGCAACAGCTGATGCTGAGGGAAAATTCACTATTCGTGTTCCTTTATTTATGGGCGTCCAAAAATTACAAGGAAGAAATAAAATTGTATTTATGGCAGAAGATCCTGCAGGTAATGTCGCGGAAACTTCTAAAATAATTACCTATGAACCAGGTTGTCCAGATTGGCGTGTATCATACGCAGATATGCGTGTGTATCCAAGCCTTATTTATTCTCGGGAAATAACTGATAGTGTTGTGCTAGGATCAGTGTTTATTCCTCTCGAATATCTTGGACCAGGAATTCCTGAAGTGCAAGTTACTGGCACTAATGTTGATAGAAACAGCATGCATGATCCTTTTATTCCTGATCTTCTTAAGGCTGAAATTGAAGCATTGCCTCAATCATTAGGCGGTGGAAAAGTTAAAAATGGGAATGATATGATTTCTTTGAAAACTTTTAAGTACAGCAAATATGATCTTCAAACCAATCGTGTTTATCTTTATGTGCCATTGCAGGTAAATAAATATACTGGCAAGATAGCAGACTTACCTGCATTGATTGATGTCTACCTAGAAACTAAACTTAAATACAGCGTTAACGGCAATTTACAGCCATTGTGCCAGGTATATCCTACCTTTGCTTATAAAATTGAAAAACCACTTGACTATACATTTTTCTTAACCCCTGAAATGATCAATAGCACTATTGAAGTTCTCGATAAGCTTATAAGCAGTGGAGAAAAAATCTCAGAATACACTAAAAAAGCTTCAATGTATACTTTAGTTGGTTGCGGCGGCTTGATTGCATGGAATTATCTTAAATCAGGTTTTGGCGGGGGAGCCGCAGAATCATCATCTTCTGGGCAATGCAGTCAAGCTGAGCAGGATTTAGAAACAGTTTACTGGGTCTGCGATCGCGTGATGTGTCCTGCAGTGCCGCCAAAATGCGATGGTTTTAAACATAGCGGATTTACTGTTGATGGCAAACAAGTAAGTGATAACACTGCAGTCTTAAATACCGCAGCTCAAAATAAAGAATATTATAATGCATACTATGCTCGTAAAACTGATAAAAATATGCCGATGGATTCCTGGCTTAAAAAACATGCTGGTGAAATTAAAGCTGAAAAGAATCTTGGGCAGGCGTATGTTCCTATGGAAACCCCTGATATCTTCCAAAATCAAATTTCTGACAACAAACGTTATACCGTTGAATATTTTGATATAGAAAGAAGAAAAGTTGCGGCTGGCGGCAGAGAAATAAGCATAACTTCTGATCAAGACAATAAGGTTGTCTATGTAAGTGATATTGATTCTGCTATCAGGCAGAAATGCGGCAGCGGCGATAGAACTCTTATTAAATATACCCTTGAAGAGCAAGGAAAGGATTCTTTCTTGCGCGGTAAAACAACATGGAGTGATAAAGAAGTTAAATATGAATGCAGCGGGAAAACAAGTCCTGAATTAGGGATTCCAAAAGCTGGTGATTTTATTGGATGTTACAGTGCAGAGTGTCCAGCATTTGATAATACCAAATGCCTTGCAGATCTTGATGATGTTAATCCAGCAAAAGGAATATTGACCAGTGCTGCTTGCGGATGCTTGCCTGGAGTAAAAGGCCATGTTGATAATTATGTCCGCATTATGAAAGGAGCTCAGCAATGTTTGCGCCAGGCATCTCTTGGCGAGGTTAAGGGAGGTTTTTGCGAACGATTGCTTGCGCAGTTTGTCTGCGATTTAATGAGTGATGTTGTGTTTAAATCATTATTTGGAACATCTGAGGGAAGTTCTGGTTTGCTTGGTGGCTTGTTTGGCAGAGAAGGTGTCAGTAATTACAAAAATAGCGCAGGAGCAATTACTCAGCAGCTTTCGAATCGTTACAAAGGCATTGTTGATTCACGTCTTGGATTAAGCTCAGATCAGCTCAATAATAAAATTTGCATGTTTGCAGTATTGCAAGATTGGTCATATCTTGAAGGATTGCTTGGTCAAGTTGTTGACGCTATTACTGTTGAACCTATCATTACGGTTGATGCTGAATCAAGGCCTTATGGTTTTGATCCTTTTACTGGCAGAATGATGATTGGTTATTATATTGGTATCGGTGTCTGGCCAGGCGGACCTATGTCGGTTAGCATGAGATATGAGTGTGATCCAAATAAGCCAAATGGTAATTTTTGTCCTCGAACAAGTTTGCCGCCACGTTATGTTCCTGGATATACTCTTAAATCATTGCAACGCCAGGATTCAATTAATGAAAACATAAATGATGTTCATGATAATTCGTTGTACTGGTACAATGTGCTTGTTGTTGAGTACAAATATGAACTCGGCGGGAAAAGCATCACTAAACCACTGTATGTTGATATCAAACGCAAAGGCGATCTCGCCTATGGCTGCACGTTTGAAGTTGTCGGCGGCATCCAGTGCAAAGGCCCTGACTTTTTAGAAGACAAATTCGGTATAGTGCAGTTGTATAAAATGGGTGAAGGAACGCGATTAAGTCCAGGAAACGTGCCGCAGTATTATCCCGATAATAAAGTTAATGCTCTTGTTAAATTATCCAATAGATATCAAGATCCTTATTTTTACTTGCGGGTGATTCCAGAAAATGGAAGAAGTGTTGAATATCAAATACCGGTTATTTCAACAGGAGAAGCAAGCGCGTCAGGTGCTCCAGACTATGGCGGAGAAAGAATGTATAATCTCTGGATTGATACGCCGCCAGCTTTAACGACAAGCCAAGGATATAAAACATATTCTATTGAAATTCCTGTTATTGATGGGATCTTTAAAGTTCTTGCTGACCGATATGTTGGGGCAGAATGCGACGACATAAAAGAAAAAATTGGCGAAGGTACCAAAAATGTTCAGGATGTTTTAACACAACTAAAACAATATGATAACTGCAAAGAAGATAAAGGCCAAAAATGGGATGCTGCTCAGATCAGGCTTTTTGCTATGAGCAGACAGGGCACTGAAGTTGAAATTGATTGCAACACACTTTCTACAGATGCTGATATTCGAGATCCTTTTGGTTTTATAACGTGCATTGATCCTAAAAAAGAATATGGTTCTGAAAAAGATACTTCTCAAAAAATATATGGTAAAAGCATTTCTCATATACGGGAAATAAGATTCCTTAATGTCCAGCCATCTAAAGATTATGCTGATCTTAAAGATTTTGCTTTTAGGTTTAAAAGAGGAGAAAAAGAATCTCCTGAAAATATGCAAGAAATGTATCAGAAAATTCATAAGCAGCATTCAATTAAAGATGCATGGCAGGTATTTGATGGAATGTTTACCACGTACAAAGAAGTTCATGGCAGCGCTGGCAGTTCAACAATAAAAATAGATATTCTTGCAGACAGCAATGAAAATGGCCAGGGAGATACGCCTATTTGGTATGATGGAAAGCCTCAAACATTATCCTTCAGCTATAAACGCGGAGACATTGCAACAGGATTGGAAAAACCATTAATTGATTTCATTGAACCAATCGGAGATTACTTTAATAATAATGATGTTCCAGATGCAGGAGGCAGACCGCATGTTCCTTTAGGCTTTAATATATGGGATGATAATAATGATATTAAAAAAATAACTATTGAAATTCAAAGCGCAGGCAGATCAACTGCTTATAATTGCGCTGCTGAATTTATTATTGACAACAAATGGTTTAAAGGATTTTCTCAAAATCCCTCTTTCCAAGATGGCGTCAACACCTGCGGTATTGTGCCAAATCCACAGCGATCTACCTTTAACAAGCAACATGCTCCGTCATTTTATGCATTCTGGTGGTATCCTGAAGCAAAAGCAACGCGTGATATTGAAACCATGTATCAAATTACGGTAACTGCTGCTGATGGCATGGTAAAGAAAGGCGAGAGTGTAGGCCAAATCTCTACTCAGTCACGCCAGGGATTTAGATTTCATCAGGATAAAACTGACAAACAGCTTCGAGAATCTGATATTATGGTATGTCTTGGCGGAGGAAACTGTGATATCTGGGAAGAAGCAAGGCAGGCAACAGAAACTATTTCTCTTGATAAACCTGCATCAGCAACAAATGTTGTTGAAGGACAGTCAACTACTGTAGAATAG
- a CDS encoding carbohydrate kinase family protein yields MLDIISIGDATEDVFLELEEASLHCNKGTKTCQICMDFATKIPVKSLHKLVGGNAANLAIGARRLGLKSSMYLELGKDEQGEKILRSLKKDHVDTTYVYLKKNYVTNYSVVLNKGAERTILIYHGKRKYKLPALSKAPWVYLTSMGKDCEAVYKPLLKYVEKTKAKLGFNPGTHQLRTGLRKLKPLLKASTVVLLNVEETQFLFKEKSRDIKKLLKLLKSTGCGIAVITDGPAGSYAYDGRQMYYQNIYDVPVVERTGCGDSYSTGFIAALFYGHDIKEAMKWGTVNAAGVIQHIGPQEGLLTKIQLQTMLKKKPRF; encoded by the coding sequence ATGCTTGATATTATTTCAATAGGCGATGCAACTGAAGATGTGTTCTTGGAATTAGAAGAGGCAAGTCTTCATTGCAATAAAGGAACCAAAACCTGCCAAATATGTATGGATTTTGCAACGAAAATACCGGTGAAATCTCTACATAAATTAGTTGGTGGCAATGCAGCGAATCTAGCTATTGGCGCAAGGCGTTTAGGATTGAAAAGCAGTATGTATCTTGAGCTTGGAAAAGATGAGCAGGGTGAAAAAATACTGCGATCTTTGAAAAAAGATCATGTTGATACAACGTATGTTTACCTTAAAAAGAATTATGTGACTAATTATTCAGTTGTTCTTAATAAAGGCGCTGAAAGGACTATTTTAATTTATCATGGTAAAAGAAAATACAAATTACCTGCCTTGAGCAAAGCGCCATGGGTTTACTTAACGAGTATGGGAAAAGATTGTGAAGCAGTGTATAAGCCGCTGCTGAAGTATGTGGAAAAAACAAAAGCAAAGCTAGGATTTAATCCAGGAACACATCAGTTGCGTACAGGACTAAGAAAATTAAAACCATTGCTCAAAGCAAGCACGGTTGTTTTGCTCAATGTAGAAGAAACCCAATTTCTTTTCAAAGAAAAATCCCGTGATATTAAGAAATTGCTGAAACTTTTGAAATCAACAGGCTGCGGCATAGCAGTGATCACCGATGGGCCAGCAGGAAGCTATGCTTATGATGGCAGACAAATGTATTATCAAAACATTTATGATGTTCCTGTTGTTGAAAGAACAGGTTGCGGAGATAGTTACTCAACTGGTTTTATTGCTGCATTGTTTTATGGACATGATATTAAAGAAGCTATGAAATGGGGGACAGTAAATGCAGCTGGAGTTATTCAACACATTGGGCCTCAGGAAGGATTGTTAACAAAAATACAGCTTCAAACAATGCTGAAGAAAAAACCAAGGTTTTGA
- a CDS encoding ATP-binding protein: MDKNILRQILSDHQNQFRREENIVERELNTHYIFKGNEIIIISGIRRCGKSTFLRLLAKKVEGIKIFIDFDDVRFVDFDHHNFQDIQELIAEIYGVSQKKYYFLDEVQNIQYWEKWVNNLYAQGNKVFVTGSNATLLSSEISTFLTGRNKVVKLFPFSFKEFLKLKDYQNLDVTKLTTEEKGKIYALFLEYFVMGGFPLIIKNNDLELSKQYFDDILNKDVINRYKIREVKELKDLILFLFSHVSSQYSYSTLKQVTGIKSLSTIKNYIDYFQNVFLLSSVQRFDYSIKKQKVSSSKIYALDNSFLKTVAFNFTENLGRRLENLIFIELKRRDKEIYYHTEKKECDIVIRDGLKIVQAIQVAVHLATPETKKRELEGLLDAMIKYKLSEGLLLTLETEEIIIKGDRKIIVKPIWKWLLENETVKS, from the coding sequence ATGGATAAGAATATACTTAGGCAAATATTGAGCGATCATCAGAATCAGTTTAGAAGAGAAGAAAATATTGTAGAACGGGAGTTAAACACCCATTATATTTTCAAGGGAAATGAAATAATAATAATATCGGGCATACGAAGATGCGGTAAAAGTACTTTTTTGAGATTATTAGCTAAAAAAGTTGAAGGTATAAAGATATTTATTGATTTCGATGATGTGCGATTTGTTGATTTTGATCACCATAATTTCCAAGATATTCAGGAATTAATTGCTGAAATATATGGGGTTAGTCAGAAAAAATATTACTTTTTAGATGAAGTTCAAAATATTCAATACTGGGAAAAGTGGGTGAACAATCTCTATGCTCAGGGTAACAAAGTTTTTGTTACTGGTTCAAATGCAACGTTGCTCAGTTCAGAAATAAGCACTTTTTTAACAGGAAGAAATAAAGTAGTCAAATTATTCCCCTTTTCGTTCAAGGAATTTTTGAAGCTGAAGGATTATCAAAACTTAGACGTAACAAAATTAACAACTGAAGAAAAAGGAAAAATATATGCTTTATTTTTAGAATATTTTGTTATGGGTGGGTTTCCGCTCATAATTAAAAATAACGATTTAGAGTTATCAAAGCAGTATTTTGATGATATACTAAATAAAGATGTTATAAATAGATATAAAATACGAGAAGTAAAAGAACTCAAAGATTTAATTTTGTTTTTATTTTCACATGTTAGTTCTCAGTATTCTTATTCCACTTTAAAGCAGGTAACTGGAATTAAAAGCTTAAGTACGATAAAAAATTATATTGATTATTTTCAAAATGTGTTTTTGTTATCTTCAGTACAGCGTTTTGATTACTCAATAAAAAAACAGAAAGTATCTTCTTCAAAGATATATGCGCTAGATAACAGTTTTTTAAAGACGGTAGCATTTAATTTTACTGAAAATTTAGGAAGAAGATTAGAAAATTTAATATTTATTGAATTGAAAAGACGAGATAAAGAAATATATTATCATACAGAAAAGAAAGAATGTGATATAGTGATCAGAGATGGTTTAAAAATTGTTCAAGCCATACAAGTTGCTGTGCATTTAGCTACACCTGAAACTAAAAAAAGAGAACTTGAAGGTCTTCTTGATGCCATGATTAAGTATAAACTATCAGAAGGATTGTTACTTACCTTGGAAACTGAAGAAATAATCATCAAAGGAGATAGAAAGATTATAGTTAAGCCTATTTGGAAATGGTTATTGGAAAACGAGACCGTAAAGTCATAG